One Pseudonocardia abyssalis DNA segment encodes these proteins:
- a CDS encoding long-chain-fatty-acid--CoA ligase, protein MTNLAANLVQTAADHGDRPAVRLDDAVLTYSDLYSAAAGVAGMLTGRGINPGDRVGLVFPNVPAYPIVFYGALLAGATVVPMNPLLKAREVEYYLTDSGMSLVFGWDGGGDAVAEAAKSVGIDSVIVGAMGPSAEQIGDAEPAPDVVDRADDDTAVILYTSGTTGQPKGAELTHHNLDTNCRTTVDALIQITPDDVIMGCLPLFHVFGLTCGLNASVVTGSCLTLIPRFDAGKALEVIERDKVTVFEGVPTMYAGILHHENADSADVSSLRTCISGGSAMPVEIMKSFEEKLGCVILEGYGLSETSPVASFNQPGKERKPGSIGFEVPGCEMKVVDDDGNEVAEGEPGEIAIRGENVMKGYWGRPEATAESIPDGWFRTGDVATKDADGYYTIVDRKKDLIIRGGYNVYPREIEEALYEHPAVAEAAVIGIKHSDLGEEVGAAVSFKSGESAEPDELKAFVKERVAAYKYPRHVWVVEELPKGPTGKILRREVEAPEGTGS, encoded by the coding sequence ATGACGAACCTCGCAGCCAACCTGGTGCAGACGGCGGCCGATCACGGCGACCGCCCGGCAGTGCGCCTGGACGACGCCGTCCTGACCTACTCCGACCTGTACTCGGCGGCCGCCGGAGTCGCGGGCATGCTCACGGGGCGCGGAATCAACCCGGGTGACCGCGTCGGCCTGGTCTTCCCCAACGTCCCGGCCTACCCGATCGTGTTCTACGGGGCGCTGCTCGCCGGAGCCACGGTCGTCCCGATGAACCCACTGCTCAAGGCGCGCGAGGTCGAGTACTACCTCACCGACTCCGGCATGTCGCTGGTGTTCGGCTGGGACGGCGGCGGTGACGCGGTCGCCGAGGCCGCGAAGTCCGTCGGCATCGACTCGGTGATCGTCGGCGCGATGGGGCCCTCCGCCGAGCAGATCGGCGACGCGGAGCCCGCCCCCGACGTCGTCGACCGCGCCGACGACGACACCGCGGTGATCCTCTACACCTCGGGCACCACCGGCCAGCCCAAGGGCGCGGAGCTGACCCACCACAACCTCGACACGAACTGCCGCACCACCGTCGACGCGCTGATCCAGATCACGCCGGACGACGTGATCATGGGCTGTCTGCCGCTGTTCCACGTGTTCGGCCTGACCTGCGGGCTCAATGCGTCGGTCGTCACGGGGTCCTGCCTGACCCTGATCCCGCGCTTCGACGCGGGCAAGGCGCTGGAGGTCATCGAGCGCGACAAGGTCACCGTGTTCGAGGGCGTGCCCACGATGTACGCCGGGATCCTGCACCACGAGAACGCGGACTCGGCCGACGTCTCGTCCCTGCGCACCTGCATCTCCGGCGGGTCCGCGATGCCCGTGGAGATCATGAAGTCGTTCGAGGAGAAGCTCGGCTGCGTCATCCTGGAGGGCTACGGCCTGTCCGAGACCTCGCCGGTGGCCTCGTTCAACCAGCCCGGCAAGGAGCGCAAGCCCGGATCCATCGGCTTCGAGGTGCCCGGCTGCGAGATGAAGGTCGTCGACGACGACGGCAACGAGGTCGCCGAGGGTGAGCCCGGCGAGATCGCGATCCGCGGCGAGAACGTCATGAAGGGCTACTGGGGCCGCCCCGAGGCCACGGCCGAGTCGATCCCGGACGGCTGGTTCCGCACCGGCGACGTCGCCACGAAGGACGCCGACGGCTACTACACGATCGTCGACCGCAAGAAGGACCTCATCATCCGCGGCGGGTACAACGTCTACCCGCGCGAGATCGAGGAGGCCCTCTACGAGCACCCGGCTGTCGCCGAGGCCGCCGTCATCGGGATCAAGCATTCCGACCTGGGCGAGGAGGTCGGCGCGGCCGTCTCGTTCAAGTCCGGGGAGTCGGCCGAGCCCGACGAGCTGAAGGCGTTCGTGAAGGAGCGGGTGGCGGCGTACAAGTACCCGCGGCACGTGTGGGTCGTCGAGGAGCTGCCGAAGGGCCCGACCGGCAAGATCCTGCGGCGCGAGGTCGAGGCGCCGGAGGGCACCGGCAGCTGA
- a CDS encoding nitroreductase/quinone reductase family protein, giving the protein MSNAFNTPIIEEFRANRGQVGGGFEGARLLLLTTTGARTGALHTVPLGYLPDGGERVLVIGSAGGGPHHPAWFHNLRADPRATVEDGVFTYAAEATILDGAERDSVFARAAGADPGWAAYQDATTRVLPVVALSNVRTGPPNVAADSPGAALRLIHDAFRRELALIRSEVATAGPALGAQLRVNCLTLCAGLRNHHGGEDAAMFPFLDLTRPDLAPVVDRLRYEHEQIAVLVARLQEAIAAGGAGVTEEVDRLATDLERHLAYEEEQLIPVLDGAAAR; this is encoded by the coding sequence CTGCTCCTGCTCACCACCACCGGTGCCCGCACGGGCGCCCTGCACACCGTCCCGCTCGGCTACCTCCCCGACGGCGGCGAGCGCGTGCTCGTCATCGGGTCGGCAGGGGGAGGGCCGCACCACCCGGCGTGGTTCCACAACCTGCGTGCCGACCCCCGCGCCACCGTCGAGGACGGGGTCTTCACCTACGCCGCCGAGGCCACCATCCTCGACGGTGCCGAGCGCGACTCCGTGTTCGCCCGCGCGGCCGGGGCCGACCCCGGATGGGCCGCCTACCAGGATGCGACGACGCGGGTGTTGCCCGTCGTCGCGCTGAGCAACGTCCGGACCGGCCCGCCGAACGTGGCCGCCGACTCGCCCGGCGCGGCCCTACGGCTGATCCACGACGCGTTCCGCCGCGAGCTCGCGCTGATCCGCAGCGAGGTGGCCACCGCGGGCCCGGCGCTGGGGGCGCAGCTCCGCGTCAACTGCCTGACCCTGTGCGCCGGCCTGCGCAACCACCACGGAGGGGAGGACGCGGCGATGTTCCCGTTCCTGGACCTGACCCGCCCCGACCTCGCCCCCGTCGTCGACCGGCTGCGGTACGAGCACGAGCAGATCGCAGTGCTCGTGGCGCGGTTGCAGGAGGCGATCGCAGCCGGTGGCGCCGGGGTGACCGAGGAGGTCGACCGGCTCGCGACCGACCTGGAACGCCACCTCGCCTACGAGGAGGAGCAGCTGATCCCCGTCCTCGACGGAGCCGCGGCCCGCTGA
- a CDS encoding TetR/AcrR family transcriptional regulator: MRSTTRAPGRPPDPEREEAILDAALEVLAEVGYDRLTVSAVHKRAHASAKTVYRRWSGKEELMTAALQHAVTRAGHTPDEVPDTGTLRGDLVATLHRPSAAPTRNLAHGLLAVAATSGELGALALELLRSQEARLMKVILARARERGETGDGLDPMLVADVTRGMTLQHLLLTDEPADAEFVETLVDRVLLPVIRAESAQDTPGG; the protein is encoded by the coding sequence ATGAGGTCGACCACACGGGCCCCCGGACGCCCCCCGGACCCGGAGCGCGAGGAGGCGATCCTCGATGCCGCGCTGGAGGTACTGGCCGAGGTCGGCTACGACCGACTGACGGTCTCGGCCGTGCACAAACGCGCCCACGCCAGCGCGAAGACGGTGTATCGGCGCTGGTCGGGCAAGGAGGAGCTGATGACGGCGGCGCTGCAGCACGCCGTCACCCGCGCCGGTCACACCCCGGACGAGGTGCCCGACACCGGCACGCTGCGTGGCGACCTGGTCGCCACCCTGCACCGGCCCAGTGCCGCCCCCACCCGCAACCTCGCCCACGGACTGCTCGCCGTCGCGGCCACCAGTGGGGAGCTCGGTGCGCTCGCCCTGGAACTCCTGCGTTCCCAGGAGGCCCGCCTGATGAAGGTGATCCTGGCGCGGGCCCGCGAGCGGGGGGAGACCGGTGACGGCCTCGATCCGATGCTCGTCGCCGACGTCACCCGCGGGATGACCCTGCAGCACCTGCTGCTCACCGACGAGCCGGCCGACGCGGAGTTCGTCGAGACACTGGTCGACCGCGTACTGCTTCCCGTCATCCGGGCGGAATCTGCCCAGGACACCCCAGGCGGTTAG
- a CDS encoding TerC family protein, producing the protein MDVPALVWGLTIVGIVGLLLFDFVFHVRKAHIPTLREAAIWSSIYVGIAILFGIGVWWFGGATMGTEYFAGYVTEKALSVDNLFVFLIIMASFAVPRADQQKVLLFGIVFSLLARTGFIFLGAALINSFAWVFYIFGAILIVTAVNLLREDEDEEQTDNFMVKLAKRFFHTSEHYDGDKMFTYENGKRMLTPMLLVMVAIGATDLLFALDSIPAIFGLTQNTYIVFTATAFSLMGLRQLFFLIDGLLDRLVYLSYGLAIILGFIGVKLILHALHENNLPFLNGGQPLPVFEISTGLSLVVIIGVLAVTVVASLFSASGKAKSVSSAARKHAREAVDAELDADTRAKNYELLAVDEQRIKDLPDDKHGQEVREDTGLRELIEKAHQEHALR; encoded by the coding sequence ATGGACGTACCGGCCCTCGTGTGGGGGTTGACGATCGTCGGCATCGTCGGCCTGCTGCTGTTCGACTTCGTCTTCCACGTGCGCAAGGCGCACATCCCCACCCTGCGCGAGGCCGCGATCTGGTCGTCGATCTACGTGGGGATCGCGATCCTGTTCGGGATCGGTGTCTGGTGGTTCGGCGGCGCCACGATGGGCACCGAGTACTTCGCGGGCTACGTGACCGAGAAGGCGCTGTCCGTCGACAACCTCTTCGTCTTCCTGATCATCATGGCGAGCTTCGCGGTGCCGCGCGCCGACCAGCAGAAGGTGCTGCTGTTCGGCATCGTGTTCTCGCTGCTCGCCCGTACCGGCTTCATCTTCCTGGGCGCGGCGCTGATCAACTCCTTCGCCTGGGTGTTCTACATCTTCGGCGCGATCCTCATCGTCACCGCGGTGAACCTGCTCCGTGAGGACGAGGACGAGGAGCAGACCGACAACTTCATGGTGAAGCTGGCCAAGCGGTTCTTCCACACCAGCGAGCACTACGACGGCGACAAGATGTTCACCTACGAGAACGGCAAGCGCATGCTGACGCCGATGCTCCTGGTGATGGTCGCCATCGGCGCCACCGACCTGCTGTTCGCGCTCGACTCCATCCCCGCGATCTTCGGCCTGACCCAGAACACCTACATCGTGTTCACGGCCACCGCGTTCTCGCTGATGGGGCTGCGCCAGCTGTTCTTCCTGATCGACGGCCTGCTCGACCGGCTCGTCTACCTGTCCTACGGCCTCGCGATCATCCTCGGCTTCATCGGTGTGAAGCTGATCCTGCACGCGCTGCACGAGAACAACCTGCCGTTCCTCAACGGTGGACAGCCGCTGCCGGTCTTCGAGATCAGCACCGGGCTCTCGCTGGTCGTCATCATCGGAGTACTGGCCGTCACCGTCGTCGCGTCGCTGTTCAGCGCGTCGGGCAAGGCCAAGAGCGTGTCCTCCGCGGCCCGCAAGCACGCCAGGGAGGCCGTCGACGCCGAGCTCGACGCCGATACCCGCGCCAAGAACTACGAGTTGCTCGCCGTCGACGAGC